The nucleotide window CAGTATTTTTCTACTTATTTCTAAGTAGGAGGAAAGCCATAACATTTCAACATAAACTGCCTGAAACTCAAGCCAAAGGCTGCTTTACTCTTTTCATCTCAATTCCCAGAGATAGGTAAGCACCTAAACTCTGTAAGAACTCCAGAAATATCCTGAGTAGACAACCTGGCCCTGTCTTGAAACAgagcagagggagagaaggaaggacgaAGGACCGCCTCCCTGTGGGGACCAGCCCCCAACAGGAGGAAGAACTATTTGAGAAGCCTGGGTTACCTAACCAAGAGTTACATTTGACAGTTTGAACAATGAAAATGCAGTTACTAAAAGTCTTGCTCTTACTAGAaccaataaacattttaatatgtcAGGTCACTTGAGTTTTCAGAGCTCCCTGGATAAAACCTggaattattttccagaatttAAACATGAAATAGTAAAGTTTGGGTGACAAATGATAGTTGGCAGCTAGGGTTTTTTTACcccaattatttaaaatataattcatcTCCATGCAATCAAGAAATGAGGACTTTCACAATTACCTGGTGGACACAGATGTAATGTATGGAGAATTCAGTGAATGAGCTGATTTTGGAGGGTTCTCTGCTGCCAGCCAGCTGCTCTGAATTAATCAGCTCACACTAGAGTGCTGTCTTTGGGAGACAGAAATCGTCACAGCACGCCACCCAGGGCCatgatttctgggctctctggcaCACTGGAAGCAGGTGGGTGTGGTGCCCTGCAGCCCACTGGCTGGTATTAAGCCCCCAGAGATGACCCAGTTATCATCCTCAGAGTGGGAAAAGGAAAACTGTGCTGTTCTGTAATTCCCTCTGATGGAGATCTCTGTGGGGATGGTCTGTCGACAGGGCCTACTTGGAGCTGGAGATCACCCTTTCTCAGGAGCAGATTCAGAAGTACACCGACTGTCTGCAGTTCTATGTGAACAACACGCTTAAAGAACTGAGGAGGCTCTTCCTTGTCCAGGACCTGGTGGATTCCTTAAAAGTATGATTGCTCAAGCCATTCACTTGACAGTCTTGAATTTTGTTTTCCCTAAAGGTATAATATAAACCAGCAAATTAGGGAGAATGGAAAGCAAATGCTAATTATATTCTAGAGTCCAAAAACCTCTAGCTGTATGGTAACCCACAGCTCATCCACTTTAATGCCCTTATTTCACAGATACTGAAACTATGGCTCAGAGAGGGTGAGGCACTTGCCTGATGTTGCCCAGTAAGTCTCTGGCCTAGCTGGGATCAaacccaggtcacacagcttccaCTTCTATACTTTTTACAACACATCAGATTGTTTCTCCTACCATTTTCAATTCCTCAgccaatttcttaattttaaaataaaaaacatagtttGGGGAATGTGAAAAACATAAGCTTTTTCACTGAGAGAAACTATGGACTCTGTTAACAGTGATATGTCCAAGTATGAGCTATGAGGCAGAGCCTTCTAAAGGGAGAGGACCTCAGCACCTGGGGCTTCTCTCGGGGCTCCCATTGAACTCACCAGGTTTCTTTGAATAAGCAGCTCTCACCACCCTGGGGTATACATGTAAAACTGAAGCCAAGCAGTCATGGTTCCACAGGGCCTGAGTGAGGCTGCTGCATTCCCTGTGTCCCCAGGGCACTTTGTGCGCACCAGGGAGAGGCCTTGTGCCAGGGGCTGCCCAGTGACTGTTCCAGGTGGGGCAGAAGGAAAAGGGAGTGATGTGGCCTTGACCCTCAAGATGCTTCCCTGGAATAATATCTTGACAAGTAATGACTAAAGCGAGGTACCAGACAGACTGTAATTACTTACCTAGGGTGTTTACAGTGAcaattctgtttatatttgtaattaaaaattgtGGGCTagaacaggggttggcaaactgaaCTGTAAAAGGCcgtatagtaaatatttttttagatttaCAAGCCACACAATCTCTGTTACAGCTACTCAGCTTTGCCATGGTAAGCAGGGAAGCAGCCAAAGACGATAGCTAATAAATGGCTGGCTGTGTGCCAGTAAAGCTACTATGAATGCTGAAAATTGAATTCATGTCGATTTCATGTAtcacaaaatgttatttttgttttgattctatctgaccatttaaaaatgtaaaattcattcTTAACTCATGGGCCCATACAAAAACAAGCCaggggccatagtttgctgacctgtACCATAGAGTATTATTTCATTGAGTTCCTTAAGTCTTCCAACAGAGAGATCCAAGCAAGTTCTAAGAGAAGTAAAGCCTGCATCCTCTGCCAGTAATTCTGTGATGAGGTTTAAATGCTCTTTTGAAACCTTGATGTATTTTGCTTCAAATTTTAATCTAAAAAGATGTCAGTGAAATGACATTCTTATTTGTCACAGATGGATTTAGAAgttctaataattattttattcttcagtttGCAGTCCTGATGTGGCTCCTGACTTATGTTGGCGCCCTCTTCAATGGGCTGACCCTGCTGCTCATGGGCAAGTACAAATGAGTGTTATGTCTTCCTTCTCATACTCATGAATAAAGCTTTCTAGGCTGTTAGTTGTTAGCTGTTAGCTTTTTTTCATAGATTTCTAGGAACAAATGCCAGGCATCCCTAAATGTAGCACATTTCCTGACCATCATAGTTCAATTAAAGAGTATAATAGGTATTACACATTAATAATAAATTTCTTAatctgaagttttcttttcagCCACAAATGATTTTATTTGGCTTCTTATCTATATCTGTTTACAGTAACAGTTATGGACAgaaattcatttacattttagaagGGGACAGTTCACCCTTATTCCAGTAATAATGACTTAATATCTGTAAAGGGCTTAGCATCACTTTGTTCTCCTTATGAACTGCCTTGCCATCTTTTGTCAAGAATGCTGGCTATTAGAAATAATGCTATAGTATCATATAACTACATAAAAATGTATCTATAAGCTTATTGTCACTGATTATGCTCAGAATTTTAATACTATATTTGTTTTTCATCCCAGCTGTGGTTTCAATGTTTACTCTACCTGTAGTGTATGTTAAGCACCAGGTAAGTTCTATGTGGTGTCAAACATTCATGTTAAATCTTGACCTCATGACCATTGGATGTGCTcatgatttctttctctttataggCACAGATTGACCAATATCTGGGACTTGTGAGGACTCATATAAATGCTGTTGTGGCAAAGTAAGTCACATATTGCAATCCATAAAAAGGAGAGACTGTCTTAAGCAGGCATTTAAGTAGATTAGGTAGGTGtgataaaaggataataaaataataggttGACTTATGACCATTCACTTATTTAGGTCATATATTCATAGCCTTCCCAATGATATTATTCCAGAAAATaagtatacattttaaaactCAAACAAAACTTTCAGTGGTTTATTTCCAGTATCATAATAAATGAGGTTTAATGTATGAATGATACAAAGGTCTGTCTGGAAACTCACTCATGCCCAAGAACGAGATGGGTTGGAGAAAAGAAGGAAGCCtgattcagaaaagaaaaatttaacagtTTAGTTGAAATAAAAGTGATAAGTTAGCAAacattttcaatcttttaaacAATAAATATCACTGATTTTGTAAACCattgaaattatttctaaagcttcagaaatttttaaaaatcctaaaaacTTCTGTGACATTTTAAGTTACATCATTTCAACTCAACAAGTATGCTGTACTTGCTTACTTAATTATCACCATTGCTTTTTGAATCTTAAATAGACTCTGCTTTATGGCTATTTACATATTAGGAGATAAAGATTCCAGTTTTAAGTACCCACAGCTATCATGATCTTAAACTTAGTTTAATATTTTTAGATATGTCTCCATCTGAAATGATAGTTTTtacattgtcattattattaaaaattttgtCTTAATCAAATGCTGAGCTGGGCTTCACTTACAAATACTTGTCACAAAAGAACTAAATCCTGTCAACATGAATTC belongs to Manis pentadactyla isolate mManPen7 chromosome 11, mManPen7.hap1, whole genome shotgun sequence and includes:
- the RTN1 gene encoding reticulon-1 isoform X3 — translated: MQATADSTKMDCVWSNWKSQAIDLLYWRDIKQTGIVFGSFLLLLFSLTQFSVVSVVAYLALAALSATISFRIYKSVLQAVQKTDEGHPFKAYLELEITLSQEQIQKYTDCLQFYVNNTLKELRRLFLVQDLVDSLKFAVLMWLLTYVGALFNGLTLLLMAVVSMFTLPVVYVKHQAQIDQYLGLVRTHINAVVAKIQAKIPGAKRHAE